TACAGTTTTGTGGACTCAACTAGTGTGACAGGGATTGGCCGTAGACAGTACTTTTATGATTAACAAATTCTCTAGGAATGTAACATTTTCATAACTGTTTcattttaaacagagaaaactCTCTTGAAGAAACACTGGCAAGTCATCAGGTTCAGCAGTGGATGAAAATGTATAGGGCACTTTCCAAAGCTTCTCTAGTAGTTTAAGGACAGAATGCTCTCCCCCATCCTCCTGATACTCACACAAGGATGAGAATAGATATGAGTAACGCACAGACAGCTCACTGGGAGCAGGTGAGAGAAAGGCCCCCTCCACCAAATACAGTTCTGGGCTGCCGGCAGTGCTGTCCTCCCTGTATTCTTTCCGTGGAATACGCCTCCTCCCCATCCTGTACACATATGCGTACAGCAGAGCACAGCGCTGGACCTCCCGCTTTCCTTCCCAGTCCCACCCAAACTCAGATCCTAAAGAGCTCATATTACAAACTACTCACTTAAGTTCTGTGTCATCAAAAACTTAAGGAATCTTTAACCCGCACATTATGCTGTAGGAGAAAATACTtaggaaagggaaaggaacaatagaaaaaattttcCCCTAAAACTTTTATCTCTCTTCCATGTTTTAAGTAAAGAAGATACTTTCCTAGTATCTCCATAAGTCAGGGAATGAGAAGATATGCAACTGCAGCTATATAGCCAGGCAACTCTGCAATAAAATTTACTGTATGCCTGGGTCATTCTTTTCTTAGATAAATGTAacagttcttttaaaaacaattgttGAGACTCACTTAAGTTTACTTGGTTTTCCCACATACCAAGCATTACTTTAGTACAGGTAATCCTCACTTTGCATGGTTGTATAGAATCATAAAAATGACCATTCAACCTAAAACCATGCAAAGCACTCTCAATAATCAGTGAGAAAAATCAAATTGTTCTAtaaactttaataatttttaccaAAACATTAAATCTCTTACTGTCAGTTAGAAATGTATATGAAgatgaaaaaatagtaaaactgaTACTTATTTagtacattaatattttaatagtacaacttaaaacattagaaacattgagaattgaaatgttttctttctttataaaaaacTTACGGAGAATAATTTGAATAGTACTTGCCTTCTTAGTGTATAGCTTATGATATGAAGGCAGCAACTTTTCTAACGCTTCAACAACTACTCCTAAGTTTGCATCAGCTTTACATTTAATCCTTTTGTGCTTTCAATATTGTGAAATAGCTCCATGTTGCTTTAATGTGAAGTTTTTTGCCAGCCTGTCACTTCCTCTAGACATCTTTATCCTTTTCATCACAGCCACTTCTTTCATTTATGTCAACAAGTTCGCCTTTCCCAAGTTCCTCTGGCTTACCTAGGGTCTCTCAAATAGTGACAATTTCAAGATTCCCACAGTCAGCTATTCTTCTCTACATTTACATTTGATTCTAACTTCACTACTGGCATTAatcacttttccatttctttgctgtaCCTCATCTTTGTTGGCTAGTTGTCTTTTGattatccatttttgtaaaatgtcatgTGGCAGCACAACTGTATGTTTTATTGTCTGCGTGTGAAGTGAAGAACAGGTGCACAGTCACTTTCAGACTTTGAGAGAAGTGACCTGATTGGTCATGGTTCATGATGCACGGTCTGTTGTTTATATAGTGTTTTGTGAACTGAAAAGCTGGCAGTGAAGTTTTACTTTATGCAGCTACTCACAGTTAATATAATGTGGTAAATTTGAACCATGTTGTTCAGTGACTGGTGGTATTTAACTAAACTGCGGTAACTGAAATTTGTGCATATCGAAACCATCAAGGACCTCGATACTGAAGACCTATCAGATAGGCTGGATCACAAAAGCTGGTCCAGATCCAAAGATTGCTTTCACTTTGTTTCACTCTTACCTCAGGTAGTAAGTTAggaaaagatataaaatcaaaGGTACATGGAAGGCAGAGGGGCTCACTTCCCCAGAGCCCCTCTTGTTCCTCAAGAAGGTGTTTCTGAAGTTTGGTGGTCTCAGCAACCCACTGGGCTTTGCTGCATTAATCCCTTTTGTTGGGGCTGCCGTTGAGAACTAGAGGGGCAAAGTAAATTACTCAAGTTTCCCAGCTAGTTAATGGCTGCATAGCACTAGAGGTTAATTCTTTTGATACTTGGTTCTGGCATTTATTcttttaccacatttgctttctTCTGACACCCTTCAAACACGTCCTGTTCCTCCTATGTGATGAGCTATGAGAAAATGTGGTCTTGGGAACTTTTCATTATTAGAGATGCCCTTACTCTAGTTATAATATACCTCAGAGGTCAAACCAATAggacttttcatttctcttacttCTAGTAGGGACAGGACCAATCTTGTACCTATGTAGCTTTTTGAACAGGGGAGCTCTCAGCCAGAATGTGTACATCAGTTAACGTTGCAAGATGAAAAATCCTTTAAGCTTCTCCTTAGATTTTAGCAAAACACACTTCTGATATCAGATGCAGCCCCCAAACTGCTTTATGTTTTCTCTGACATAATGAAGCCCTTGGCCATCACTGCTGCTTTGAAAATCAAAGCCTTCTGGTCTCTAAtggaatgtttataaaaatactcCATTTTGAAATTTGCACAGGAAAAGGAAGTATGGTAAATGATATTAGAAATCCCTCTGGCTTGCCTTGGCATTGATTCATTTAATGTTATGTAGTCTGGAAATATCTGGAATTAGTGTGAATAAGAGGGAATTAATACCCAAAGTTAAATAAGCTCTTATCCTCATTGTTTTCATCCGTGGAAGTATAGCATCAGGTGTGCATCTCTAATTGTTATTTCTATATGATCAAGTAAATTGTCTCTAATATTGGTATCTAGGGTAAGCTAAAAATATGTCAGAAGTCTCATCTGTTTGCATTCTCTTGCTAAGGTGAAAGTGGAAAGTTTTTTTGGATGGAGTAGAGTGTAGAACAGCAAGCCTGTACAATAAAAAGAACTATACTGTGTATGTATGTCATTCTCTGTTGCTTTCCTTGGtgtcagtgaaaaaaagaaaataaagcagtcaAACGTATGAAACGTTTAGTTTAGTAATATAGTGACTTATAATACTTACATGTGAAAGAGGCCCAAGGACCTTTGGATTATCCTGTGGTGTTGGCTCTGTCTTGATGTAAGGCATTGATGTATCTTAAAGTAAGAAAATAACATCTATTCAAAAAGTATTTAATGAGAAACTACTGTGTACTGAGAATTGTTCTAGGGAGCTAACCATAATTCCTGCTTTCCTGGAGCTTATACTCTAATGGGggtagagagagacagaaaacagataagCTACCTGGACTGATCAATTAATTGATCAGTTCATTGGGTTTCACTATATATTTCTTTTAGTTTGCCCACCAGCACAGTTCCCTTATTAGAATGGTAAAAAGGTCTGACTATTCGAAGTGTTACAGACTTGCAGAGTATTCAAATAGAACTTAGGGGAATTGAGGGCTTTGACCTTTTAGAAAACAGCCGGCCCCATCAGTGACTCCTCCTTGCTTGTCCCTctcacatgggcttagttgctggcCTCTGCTGTTAGTTCTCATGGCGCTTCAGCTTTCTCTCTGAAGTCATACAAGAAGTATGCTTGGGCTATCACTTTGACTTCAGCTCAGAACGTTTGTTAActaacttcttttaaaaacatactaaTAAACAAATTAGGGGCAAATATAGCATCATAAAATGACGTTATGTCTGAAATTCCAGACTAAAATCTAGAATAAGAAGCTGCTAATATTTTGGGAAACATTCCTTATTTGTCACTACTGCTTATGTAGGCCTTTGAGTTCCCAAGGACATCCTTTGGTAACAGCTGACTTACTATCTAGTaacattatttgattttaaaccatttgattttatttttcgtCTGAGgatagttttattataaaaattgcaCTTAAGAAAAAGCAAATTTCGTCTTGGCAAGCAAATTTAAGGCTGTCACTTTTGCTGTTTGCATTAAATAAACATGCTACGtagtttttccatttaaaaatatgggGTTATTTGATTATGCCAGAGTAGTTACAGTCAAGaacccacaaatatttatttttcacttttttttactttttggccacactgcacggtatgtggggtcttagttccctgaccagggactgaacccgaaccccctgcattggaagtgggtgagtcttaaccactggactgccagggaagtcccaagaactcACAGATATTTTTGCTGAATGAACTTAAAAGATCTTTGTccaccttttaaaattctcttgcaGAAACTACCACTCTGTCAAATACtacatttacaaaacaaaacatttttctttggtgaaaaaagaaaagctcccaTCATTCATTTAACCAAATACTCATAGCAGTAAACTTTGTCTTTAAAACAAGGAGGCTTGTTACTgaagttgcttttgtttttgttatacCTCTGGTGTTTGCTTTGATTTTTAGAGGTTGAAGGGAGTGTGCTCTTCCTGGGAGATCAGTTAATTGCAGTGAGTAGGTCAGTATTTGGCAACACATCTTTTAAGGCCCTTTCTAACCCTGAGATTTTATGAATCTACATTTACCTTTGTCCCTGCTTTTATCCCTTAGTGACAAGAGCAGGGATCATGTAGGGGAGAGCTGGAGAGTGAACTGGGCTACAGTTTAGGAGGAGGTGATGGGCGTTGAGTGAGAGTCATACAACATATAGTTGTTGACACAAAGAGGTACAGTTACTGTTGGCTCCTTCtccgttttaattttttaatacttagtacattttcttaattgtaattattcttttgtaattaggggaaaaagaaagaaaaagataaacccatagattaaaacaatttttagaaGTCACCTTCTCAAGTACCTTGCTCAAAACAGACAATCCCTGAATTCTTCAAGATGGGCCTATATTTAAGTCATCAAAAAGATGATTAAGAAAAAGCTTTTTAAGAGAACTTTTGTGGAGAGAAGTTATTTTTCATGGGGTTAGAATGTAAGACTTATGTTTATTGACTCATAAGAAGCAGTTTCCTGAAAGATGAAATTTCCTTTGGTAGTCAGATCAGATAGAATTTAAGATAGATACTTTATGTCCCTTGGAGCTGGGACAGTCTTATTGATCCTTTTATCGTCAGCTCCAAATATACCACGAGCCATACTAGGTGctcaaaaattgttttcttagcTGAACACCAGTACCCATTCTTAAGGGAATAGTGGAAACAAGATAATCCCAAGTGAGAGGAGTGAATTTTTgttgtgttctttttcatttattcttcaaaatgttccttttcagaaaatgtgaaaatgtttttatgTGTAATATATTGGAAGCACAAGCATTGACTTTGTATCTCAAAGttggaagaaatgaaattgatgtCCCACACAGTTGTgaaatgccaaaaataaatagagctgaaatgaattAAAGCCCAGTATTCAGAAAGGCCAAGTAAAAACTTCAGATCAAGGGTAGCTATAATTGAAAGGGTCCAAATAAGTGTTTAAACCCACTCCTGCTGGAACTGCTAAGATTTCTGAATTTCAAATTGGCATTTTATGTTTGACAAGGTGACATTGTGTAAGGAATGTATTGTAAAACAGTGCTGTACGATAGGAAAATGATTGAATGTAAATATTTCAAGATGTGGACCACTGTTCAAATGTTATCATaaatctttgccattgttttagGGTATAACTCTTCATGCATATATGAGCTGAACTGATAGCGCCAGCTCTTAGGAGGGAAATTATCAGCGAGTTTCTGCCTCGCTGCTACTACTAGTATGATTTGACCACAGAAGTATCCTATTAGGTCTTTGTCATTATTATCATATGCTCATTAGTACATAAATGGGGAAACCCTCTTTTGAAGGTACTACATCTGTCATTGTTCTTATCCTGTTCATTGAGTGGTCTGAAATGTCACTGTTTTGTGAAATTAGAATGGGCGGAGACAATTTGCACTCTTAAACTtcgaaaaggaaagaaaaaatcttgaactATAAGGGTAACGATCCTTCCATTCTTTGCAGGTTTGGAAGGTTTACAGTAGCTGCTCTTCAGTCCAAAGTAGAACAGTATGAACGTGAAACCAATCGCCTCAAGAAAGCCCTGGAACGAAGTGACAAATATATAGAGGAACTAGAATCTCAAATTACACAGCTAAAAAATTCAAGTGATGAGAAGGAAGCTATGAATTCCATTTGCCAGAGAGCACTTTCTACAGATGGCAAGGGGAGCAAAGGCACCGAGGAGGATATGGCATCCAAGAATCAAGGTGACGGTGCCAGAAAGCAGCTTGGCTCATCAGCCTTGAATTCACACCTGGCAAAACCTTCTAGCAGTTCTGTCAGACAGGAAAGCACCAGCAAAACAGAACCAAATTGTTCTGAGAACAAAGACTTATATCACAAACGGGTAGAAATAATGTTAGATGTGACAGATACAAGTATGGATACttatttggaaagagaatgggGTAATAAGCCAAGTGATTGTGTATCCTACAAAGATGAAGAACTCTATGATCTTCCAGCTCCCTGTACTCCTTTGTCCCTTAGTTGCCTTCAGCTCAATACGCCAGAAAATCGAGAGAGCTCTGTGGTCAAAGCAGGAGGTTCCAGAAAGCACTCAAACCATCTCAGAAAATTGGTGTTTGATGATTTTTGTGATTCTCCGAATGTTTGTAATAAAGATTCTTCAGAAGATGATAGAagtgaaagtgaaaagaaatcagaatgttTTACTTCCCCAAAGACAGGGTTTTGGGATTGTTGTTCCACGAGCTATGCCCCCAGCTTGGATTTTGAAAGCTCAGAAGAGAACACGATAGCAAATTGTGTTGGAGAAATTTCTTCAAAATTGAGTGAGAAATCAGGCTCATGTTTATCCAAGAGGTTGAATTCTCTCCGCTCCTTTGAAATGAATCGGACAAGAACATCCAGCGAAGCATCAATGGACGCAGCTTACCTTGACAAAATCTCGGAGTTGGATTCAATGATGTCAGAGTCAGACAACAGCAAGAGCCCTTGTAATAACGGTTTTAAGTCATTGGATTTGGATGGCTTAGCAAAGTCATCTCAATGCAGTGAATTCCTTGAGGAACCAGATAAGCTGGAGGAAAGAACTAAACCAAACCTTTCTAAAGGTTCTCTAACTACTGATCAgttagaaaatggaaatgaatggaaacccaattctttttttctcctctctccatctGACCAGGAAATGAATGAAGATTTTTCACTCCATCCCAGTTCTAACCCAGGAACCAATGAAATCAAACCCCCAAGCTCTTTGTTTCAGACTGAGTTTTCCCAGGGTGTTTTGTTAAGCAGTTCACACAGGCTATTTGAAGATCAAAGGTTTGGGTCATCTTTGTTTAAGATGTCCTCAGAGATGCATGGTCTTCACAACCACCTTCAGTCTCCTTGGTCTGCTTCCTTTGTGCccgaaaagaggaataaaaatgtgaatcaatcaacaaaaagaaaaatccagagcAGCCTTTCCAATGCCAGCCCATCAAAAGCAACTAAAAGTTGACTCATTAGAAAGGTGTCATTTATGTTTTTGTCCTGAGAGGAATCtaagattttaaatttactttttcccCTCATAAAAGCTCTATACCATTTTGAATTGATAATCTTTCGTCAGGTGTCAAGTCAGAATGGTGGATTAGCCTGTACCCAGGATACTTTTGTTCACTTTGAAGAGTttagtctttttcattttcattggggATCTTTTTGACCAGAAAAGGTAGGGTGAGAGTTTCCTTTTAATGAATATTATACGTATCTGGTTTgggtatattttgttttcttgaatcTTGATTTAACTCTTCAGGTACAATGGTCTATTAGTAAGCATCAGTTATCTTCAGAActtggattttttaaataaaacttttggtGTTGTCCACATACTGCTCATAAGACACTTGAGTTTCTTTAAAGCTTTTCCTAGGGTGGAAATTATTTTGCCTGtccctttttatttatgtttagtgATAGCCTAACTTTTATTCAAGGCCATGATGGGGAAATAGCACTCGAACCTTAGTCCAATActcatctacttttttttttaggttttatgtatatgtttgcatttttaacattGTGTTCTGTCCAGTTTTTGTGAAAATGTGTTGCTAGtatgaaagaatacattttctgTATGAAAATACTTGTTTTATGTCAGGTAGCTTTCATTCGctcatctttttgtgtgtgttgaaaATCAGAAATTGAGCCTACTTTAGCAAGAAGTCATGGAACAGTTGTGTTTGGAGGAACCTAAACATGGTAGCTTCATCGTTTCAGATATACAGGTGCAGAAGCACTCATTGCCAAGTTCTTGATCCACTTATGTCCCAGGGGAACTTTCTTTGGAGTGGTAAAGTTCTTGTTTGCATGTTACTGTTCTTCATGGAAACTGTATGCATGGTAGCATTCTTGCTTGCACTGTTTTCCTTACTTAAGAAAAAGAAGTTTCAGTTGGCTAAAAGATTATCTTTTATGTAGGCCCTAAAAAACTTTTTCATGAAGAGTGTAAAGGGGGTGAAATAGGTGAGCTAAGCACAATTTTTAATTTAGACTCTGAAAAGGTATATTATTCTGAACATGTTTGGTATGCCCATATAGGCCTCTAAAAATGGTTTGTATGTTAATGACTTGTTTATCTAATGTGCACTGAACATTTTACATTAATACTGTACTgttttacagtaatactgcatgctttTCTATGTGAATTGAATAAAGGATGTCATAAGCACTGTAATCCTTGATGTTGTCTCATGTTGAATTAGCCTATAAAGACCAgtaaaacttaccattttttattgatcttttaatATAGGGGTTGGTGGACTATGGCCTGTGGTCCAAATTCTGGCCTGTACCTGTTTTTGTGAAAGGCCTGTAAACCAAAAATGGTTTATAGATTtttaatggcttttaaaaatccaaagaatATTTCACAACACaggaaaatgatatgaaattcaaatttcagtgcttTTAAATAAAGTCTTATTAGAACACGGCTGCACTTACTTGTTTACATTTTATCTAGGACTGCTTTTGCACTGaaacagcagagttgaatagtcttaacagagaccatatggcccacaaagcctaaagtatttactgtttggccttttacagaaaaatttgctGACCTCTGTTATAATAGACTCAGGATTCAACAAAaccataaaagtataaaaagtcACTTTTATGATTTGGAGAATCATGACCTCTACTTTTAGAAGTAATAAGAgcctcctccccccaaaaaggCTTAATATAAAGCGTAATTTTTGTTCTATCATATTTTTTCCAATAAGTATTTATGCATTACTTTGTATTTCTGATAATGTTTAAGCTAATGGATACTTTCAGAGATATTGCAGTTTAAATATCTTTGACAATGTGGATATGCATTTGAAATTCTATTAAATGTAGAAATATAACATTTTTCTGAATAGAGTAAATTTGGGGGTAAACCTCACTCTAATTCtgtctgtaacttttttttttaccatgagtGTGTTAGTTTTTAGTACAAACTGACACTGTACCATGGAAATGCAGAGTGTGTAACCTGATTTACTAGTGCCTAACCGGGTGAGGGTGTCTCTATTGGGCCACAGTATTTCCTAGCTGCTTCCGAAACACTGCTCCATTCTCTCCAAAACAATATTTcatacattaaatttttaaaaaactgtaacatTCCTCAGTTGAAGGAAATAATCTGTGCAGGATCTGATTTTAATGACACATTCTCATTTGTACTCCTAATCTCTTTACCATAATCTGAAATGTCATGACAAATATGGtggtctcattttaaaatatatctattatatatacacaccctAAAGCAAGACAAATACTTTTTATTGAAACCAAGTACTTTGCTAACCTCTATCTCATGTAATCTTCTTTTCAAACTCTGTGAGCCAAGAATTAATTTTCCCCAGTTTACAAGTAAGTGAATTGAGAATTAGTTGTCACACAGCTAGAATGGGTTTAGAACCCTGTCTTGGAGCTGGGCCTCTGACTCCAGACCTTGTACTCTTCCTCCCTCATGCATGGGATGCATGGGGGTTCACATTTATAGGCCAAAGGATGAATGGGTTTGAAGTTTCCAAGGATTCTTTTCAAAGTAGTATTTTGGAAGTATTAGCATGTTTCTTTTCAAGTAGCATTTAATTCCTGACTGTGTCCTCGATCTAAGTCTACCACTAAGTGGAAGCTCAGTGATGGGAGTTGTGTGTGTGCCACTTTTAAGTTTATAAAGATTCACATTAACTCTGACATTtagatgaatttcaaaatagCACTAAGGCTATGTTAGAAAAAGATGCGCTAGTGATAAAGGGAAAAGACACATCAGTTCATGTCTTTATAAAAACAGTATCTTCTGACtgctcatctttttaaaatgctgtggCTAAGAGAATGTGACATGATGTTAGATATTATTTTGACATGACCTTTAgtgtttatcttttaatttttaaaatcttcatccCATCCAAAATGACAAGTCTTTTTCCTGTTCTAATGGATCAACTGAGACTTAAACTGAAAATGTCAGACTTGAAGATATATAGTCCCTTAATTTCAAATCTGCTCTGTTTTCTTATAAGTTCGTTTGTATTTACGCTGGTTTGAAACCTCTAAAGGTACCCCTGAACAAGGGAAGAACTTCAGTCTTGATTCTTAAGATGTTTCAGGAACCTGTTTCTATATACTTGAATGGTTTTCAATTCAAAGTGTAATACATGCACTAGACTCTTTCCCCCCTCACTTTTGTACCTGT
This sequence is a window from Balaenoptera acutorostrata chromosome 18, mBalAcu1.1, whole genome shotgun sequence. Protein-coding genes within it:
- the OBI1 gene encoding ORC ubiquitin ligase 1 isoform X3 produces the protein MDEIDCLQKEVEELKSKNLSLESQIKTILDPLTLMQGNQNEDKHPVADNPSKIDPETVAEWKKKLRTANEIYEKVKDDVEKLKEANKKLKLENGGLVRENLRLKAEVDNRSPQKFGRFTVAALQSKVEQYERETNRLKKALERSDKYIEELESQITQLKNSSDEKEAMNSICQRALSTDGKGSKGTEEDMASKNQGDGARKQLGSSALNSHLAKPSSSSVRQESTSKTEPNCSENKDLYHKRVEIMLDVTDTSMDTYLEREWGNKPSDCVSYKDEELYDLPAPCTPLSLSCLQLNTPENRESSVVKAGGSRKHSNHLRKLVFDDFCDSPNVCNKDSSEDDRSESEKKSECFTSPKTGFWDCCSTSYAPSLDFESSEENTIANCVGEISSKLSEKSGSCLSKRLNSLRSFEMNRTRTSSEASMDAAYLDKISELDSMMSESDNSKSPCNNGFKSLDLDGLAKSSQCSEFLEEPDKLEERTKPNLSKGSLTTDQLENGNEWKPNSFFLLSPSDQEMNEDFSLHPSSNPGTNEIKPPSSLFQTEFSQGVLLSSSHRLFEDQRFGSSLFKMSSEMHGLHNHLQSPWSASFVPEKRNKNVNQSTKRKIQSSLSNASPSKATKS
- the OBI1 gene encoding ORC ubiquitin ligase 1 isoform X1, which codes for MAQTVQNVTLSLTLPITCHICLGKVRQPVICINNHVFCSVCIDLWLKNNSQCPACRVPITPENPCKEIIGGTSESEPILSHTVRKHLRKTRLELLHKEYEDEIDCLQKEVEELKSKNLSLESQIKTILDPLTLMQGNQNEDKHPVADNPSKIDPETVAEWKKKLRTANEIYEKVKDDVEKLKEANKKLKLENGGLVRENLRLKAEVDNRSPQKFGRFTVAALQSKVEQYERETNRLKKALERSDKYIEELESQITQLKNSSDEKEAMNSICQRALSTDGKGSKGTEEDMASKNQGDGARKQLGSSALNSHLAKPSSSSVRQESTSKTEPNCSENKDLYHKRVEIMLDVTDTSMDTYLEREWGNKPSDCVSYKDEELYDLPAPCTPLSLSCLQLNTPENRESSVVKAGGSRKHSNHLRKLVFDDFCDSPNVCNKDSSEDDRSESEKKSECFTSPKTGFWDCCSTSYAPSLDFESSEENTIANCVGEISSKLSEKSGSCLSKRLNSLRSFEMNRTRTSSEASMDAAYLDKISELDSMMSESDNSKSPCNNGFKSLDLDGLAKSSQCSEFLEEPDKLEERTKPNLSKGSLTTDQLENGNEWKPNSFFLLSPSDQEMNEDFSLHPSSNPGTNEIKPPSSLFQTEFSQGVLLSSSHRLFEDQRFGSSLFKMSSEMHGLHNHLQSPWSASFVPEKRNKNVNQSTKRKIQSSLSNASPSKATKS
- the OBI1 gene encoding ORC ubiquitin ligase 1 isoform X2, whose amino-acid sequence is MRFHIYVRSCSGFLPVKDEIDCLQKEVEELKSKNLSLESQIKTILDPLTLMQGNQNEDKHPVADNPSKIDPETVAEWKKKLRTANEIYEKVKDDVEKLKEANKKLKLENGGLVRENLRLKAEVDNRSPQKFGRFTVAALQSKVEQYERETNRLKKALERSDKYIEELESQITQLKNSSDEKEAMNSICQRALSTDGKGSKGTEEDMASKNQGDGARKQLGSSALNSHLAKPSSSSVRQESTSKTEPNCSENKDLYHKRVEIMLDVTDTSMDTYLEREWGNKPSDCVSYKDEELYDLPAPCTPLSLSCLQLNTPENRESSVVKAGGSRKHSNHLRKLVFDDFCDSPNVCNKDSSEDDRSESEKKSECFTSPKTGFWDCCSTSYAPSLDFESSEENTIANCVGEISSKLSEKSGSCLSKRLNSLRSFEMNRTRTSSEASMDAAYLDKISELDSMMSESDNSKSPCNNGFKSLDLDGLAKSSQCSEFLEEPDKLEERTKPNLSKGSLTTDQLENGNEWKPNSFFLLSPSDQEMNEDFSLHPSSNPGTNEIKPPSSLFQTEFSQGVLLSSSHRLFEDQRFGSSLFKMSSEMHGLHNHLQSPWSASFVPEKRNKNVNQSTKRKIQSSLSNASPSKATKS